One window from the genome of Serinibacter salmoneus encodes:
- the hpxO gene encoding FAD-dependent urate hydroxylase HpxO has protein sequence MKVIIIGAGIGGTSAGIALARLGHEVVVYDQMRENKPVGAALSLWSNGVKVLNWLGLGEQVAALGGDMASMAYRDGHSGETLCEFPLDPVTTASGQKPYPVARADLQMLLMETLGMERIHLGMRMVGLTDDGSQVTATFADGSTDTADLLLGADGARSLTRAYVTEGMPPIERTYSGYTNVNGLIEVDEEIGPATQWTTYVAEGKRAAVMPVAGGRFYFWFDIPQPAGLPYDRADGKGFLSEAFAGWAPGVARLIDTIDPAVSMNRVEIWDIDPFHTWVRGRVAILGDAAHNTAPDIGQGACSALEDAFVLGIAFATNTVSVADTLERYQAARTERAGDLVLRARKRGEETHAYDPEATAAWYASLRGADGSGIIRGILGNIEDSPVNVGSGLL, from the coding sequence ATGAAGGTCATCATCATCGGGGCGGGAATCGGCGGCACGAGCGCGGGGATCGCGCTGGCCAGGCTCGGGCACGAGGTGGTCGTGTACGACCAGATGCGCGAGAACAAGCCGGTCGGGGCGGCGCTGTCGCTGTGGTCCAACGGCGTCAAGGTGCTGAACTGGCTGGGCCTCGGGGAGCAGGTGGCGGCGCTCGGCGGCGACATGGCCTCGATGGCCTACCGGGACGGGCACAGCGGCGAGACCCTGTGCGAGTTCCCCCTGGATCCGGTCACGACGGCGAGCGGTCAGAAGCCCTACCCTGTCGCCCGGGCGGACCTGCAGATGCTGCTCATGGAGACCCTGGGGATGGAGCGCATCCACCTCGGCATGAGGATGGTGGGCCTCACCGACGACGGCTCCCAGGTGACCGCGACATTCGCCGACGGTTCCACGGACACCGCCGACCTGCTGCTGGGTGCCGATGGGGCCCGCTCCCTGACCCGCGCGTACGTGACGGAAGGCATGCCGCCGATCGAGCGGACCTACTCCGGGTACACCAACGTGAACGGCCTGATCGAGGTGGACGAGGAGATCGGACCGGCCACGCAGTGGACCACCTACGTGGCCGAGGGCAAGCGTGCCGCGGTGATGCCGGTGGCCGGCGGACGGTTCTACTTCTGGTTCGACATCCCGCAGCCCGCGGGGCTGCCCTACGACCGCGCCGACGGCAAGGGCTTCCTCTCCGAGGCCTTCGCGGGCTGGGCGCCGGGGGTGGCGCGGCTGATCGACACGATCGACCCGGCCGTCTCGATGAACCGGGTGGAGATCTGGGACATCGACCCGTTCCACACCTGGGTGCGTGGGCGGGTGGCGATCCTCGGGGACGCCGCCCACAACACAGCGCCGGACATCGGGCAGGGGGCGTGCTCGGCGCTGGAGGACGCGTTCGTGCTCGGCATCGCGTTCGCGACGAACACCGTCTCGGTGGCCGACACGCTCGAGCGGTACCAGGCCGCGCGCACGGAGCGCGCCGGGGACCTCGTGCTGCGGGCCCGCAAGCGCGGTGAGGAGACGCATGCCTACGACCCCGAGGCCACGGCCGCCTGGTATGCGAGCCTGCGCGGCGCGGACGGCAGCGGCATCATCCGCGGCATCCTCGGGAACATCGAGGACTCCCCGGTGAACGTGGGGTCCGGGCTGCTCTGA
- the uraH gene encoding hydroxyisourate hydrolase gives MESAEGSPAPQVTSEHPHLTTHILDATTGRPASDVAVTLTGPVGEIATGTTDDDGRLGLGPDLLPPGDYTLTFATAEYFAALGTEAFYPSVSVTFRVVDRPHYHVPLLLSPFAYSTYRGS, from the coding sequence GTGGAGTCGGCCGAGGGGTCACCCGCACCGCAGGTCACCTCCGAGCACCCCCACCTGACCACCCACATCCTCGACGCCACCACCGGGCGCCCGGCGAGCGACGTCGCCGTCACGCTGACCGGGCCGGTCGGGGAGATCGCCACCGGCACCACGGACGACGACGGCCGGCTGGGTCTGGGCCCCGACCTCCTCCCCCCGGGCGACTACACCCTGACCTTTGCCACCGCCGAGTACTTCGCCGCGCTGGGCACCGAGGCGTTCTACCCGAGTGTGTCGGTCACGTTCCGTGTGGTCGACCGGCCGCACTACCACGTGCCGCTGCTGCTCAGCCCATTCGCCTACTCCACCTACCGCGGGAGCTGA
- the allB gene encoding allantoinase AllB, whose translation MHLDPRPSSVAARRTFLDGAFRPATVRIQDGLITAVEPFDERADVVVPAEATLLPGLVDSHVHLNEPGRTAWEGFATGTAAAAAGGVTTVVEMPLNSLPVTTTPQALAAKRKVTAGKLAVDIAYWGGAVPENLGHLAELLAAGTVGVKCFLAPSGIEEFGHLDDAQLHAALAELAVVDGLLIVHAEDPAHLAPPGPLGTHYAAFLDSRPPASEAVAIARVIEAARATGARAHIVHVSDGASLPLVRQAKADGVRLSVETCPHYLTLTAETVPDGAASHKCCPPIRGAANQELLWAGVLDGTIDAIVSDHSPSTPELKETGDGDFGLAWGGIAGVQTGLIAVWTEARRRGIGLERILPLMTTGPARVAGLGSRGTIAPQEPAHLVVFAPDSHTQIRPETLQYRNTISPWLHRTLTGAVAATYVHGDLTFTAGHAILRRGGREILPAPAPAKEPA comes from the coding sequence ATGCACCTGGACCCGCGCCCGAGCAGCGTCGCCGCGCGACGCACGTTCCTCGACGGTGCCTTCCGCCCCGCCACGGTGCGGATCCAGGATGGGCTGATCACCGCCGTCGAGCCGTTCGATGAGCGCGCCGACGTGGTCGTCCCCGCCGAGGCCACCCTGCTGCCGGGCCTCGTGGACTCCCACGTGCACCTGAACGAACCCGGCCGCACCGCCTGGGAGGGGTTCGCCACCGGGACGGCCGCCGCCGCGGCAGGCGGCGTGACCACCGTGGTGGAGATGCCGCTGAACTCCCTCCCGGTGACCACCACCCCGCAGGCGCTCGCCGCCAAGCGGAAGGTCACCGCCGGCAAGCTGGCGGTCGACATCGCCTACTGGGGCGGCGCCGTACCGGAGAACCTCGGCCACCTCGCCGAACTCCTGGCGGCCGGAACGGTCGGCGTGAAGTGCTTCCTCGCGCCCAGCGGGATCGAGGAGTTCGGCCACCTGGATGACGCCCAGCTCCACGCCGCGCTCGCCGAACTCGCGGTGGTGGACGGGCTGCTGATCGTCCACGCCGAGGACCCCGCGCACCTCGCGCCCCCCGGCCCGCTCGGCACCCACTACGCGGCGTTCCTGGACTCCCGGCCACCCGCGAGCGAGGCCGTCGCGATCGCTCGCGTCATCGAGGCGGCGCGCGCCACCGGCGCCCGCGCGCACATCGTGCACGTCTCCGACGGTGCGAGCCTCCCGCTGGTCCGCCAGGCCAAGGCCGACGGCGTGCGCCTGAGCGTGGAGACCTGCCCGCACTACCTGACTCTGACCGCCGAGACCGTGCCCGACGGCGCCGCCTCCCACAAGTGCTGCCCACCCATCCGCGGTGCCGCCAACCAGGAGCTGCTCTGGGCCGGCGTGCTGGACGGCACCATCGACGCGATCGTCTCGGACCACTCACCCTCCACACCCGAGCTGAAGGAGACCGGCGACGGCGACTTCGGCCTGGCCTGGGGCGGCATCGCGGGCGTGCAGACCGGCCTGATCGCGGTCTGGACCGAGGCAAGGCGCCGCGGCATCGGCCTCGAGAGGATCCTGCCGCTGATGACCACCGGCCCGGCACGGGTGGCCGGGCTCGGCTCCCGCGGCACCATCGCGCCGCAGGAGCCCGCCCACCTGGTGGTCTTCGCCCCGGACTCCCACACCCAGATCCGCCCGGAGACCCTGCAGTACCGCAACACGATCAGCCCGTGGCTGCACCGCACCCTGACCGGGGCCGTGGCCGCCACCTACGTGCACGGCGACCTGACCTTCACCGCGGGTCACGCGATCCTGCGCCGCGGTGGCCGTGAGATCCTGCCCGCACCCGCCCCAGCGAAGGAGCCGGCATGA
- a CDS encoding acetamidase/formamidase family protein → MSVLQRLSPIPDDPAALAQVPGDHYLPATPATVRWGRLPCAVDRPVLHIADGESVTIDTVSHEGILEDQGKDPLAYFTAQGVAPEAVLGDAVEIAATMARDPERDGPHVVTGPIHVAGAAAGDLLCLTVERLERRVPYGVISNRHGKGALVGELPRGAGNVSVFTPVKDGAGALPVHDGEDRLVRFGLAEFLGTMGVAVAGEEHPHSVPPGAHGGNIDINLLTEGARLYLPVQVAGALAYVGDPHFAQGDGEVALTALEAPLRATVRFEVVPRERALAEFGEVAGPMVRTEEYLVPTGMDPDLNVAMRRCVRAALELITARWGMEEHLAYAYLSAATDFDISQVVDITCGVHARIREADFAGVTRTSDTASTGATASTGDTASTDTNGEPA, encoded by the coding sequence ATGAGCGTCCTGCAGCGCCTGAGCCCCATCCCGGACGACCCGGCCGCACTCGCCCAGGTCCCCGGTGACCACTACCTGCCCGCCACCCCCGCCACGGTGCGGTGGGGGAGACTGCCCTGCGCCGTCGACCGGCCCGTGCTGCACATCGCCGACGGCGAGAGCGTCACCATCGACACGGTCAGCCACGAGGGCATCCTGGAGGACCAGGGCAAGGACCCGCTCGCGTACTTCACCGCCCAGGGGGTCGCGCCCGAGGCCGTGCTGGGCGACGCCGTCGAGATCGCCGCCACCATGGCCCGCGATCCCGAGCGCGACGGCCCCCACGTGGTCACCGGCCCGATCCACGTGGCCGGAGCCGCGGCCGGCGACCTGCTGTGCCTGACCGTCGAGCGGCTGGAACGCCGGGTGCCCTACGGCGTCATCTCCAACCGGCACGGCAAGGGCGCCCTGGTCGGCGAACTCCCGCGCGGCGCGGGGAACGTGAGCGTGTTCACCCCCGTGAAGGACGGGGCCGGGGCGCTGCCGGTGCACGACGGCGAGGATCGCCTCGTGCGGTTCGGCCTCGCCGAGTTCCTGGGAACCATGGGCGTGGCCGTCGCGGGTGAGGAGCACCCACACTCGGTGCCGCCCGGGGCGCACGGCGGGAACATCGACATCAACCTGCTCACCGAGGGCGCCCGGCTCTACCTCCCCGTGCAGGTGGCCGGGGCGCTGGCCTACGTGGGGGACCCACACTTCGCGCAGGGCGACGGCGAGGTGGCGCTGACCGCGCTGGAAGCGCCGCTGCGGGCCACGGTCCGGTTCGAGGTGGTGCCGCGCGAGCGGGCGCTCGCGGAGTTCGGGGAGGTGGCCGGGCCCATGGTGCGCACGGAGGAGTACCTCGTGCCCACCGGGATGGACCCGGACCTGAACGTGGCGATGCGCCGGTGCGTGCGCGCCGCGCTGGAGTTGATCACTGCCCGGTGGGGGATGGAGGAGCACCTCGCCTACGCCTACCTCTCCGCAGCCACGGACTTCGACATCTCCCAGGTGGTCGACATCACCTGCGGGGTGCACGCCCGGATCCGGGAGGCGGACTTCGCGGGAGTCACGAGGACAAGCGACACCGCGAGCACAGGCGCCACCGCCAGCACAGGCGACACCGCGAGCACAGACACCAACGGGGAGCCGGCATGA
- a CDS encoding AtzH-like domain-containing protein, with product MTATDARSLFPPEAPEALLDAFVDYERAIGENDLDALDDYFAPGERTMRGDAGGLLVGHAAIHDFRGTRGGVPARTIERVEYRELAPGVVLLLSVSRYCVGGTGLQTQVWQEIEGRWLITAAHVTPRATALNRTIWRTVGDPLFQGAWEGPLAGLTVAVKDLFAVKGYRIGAGNPTYLEAARPEKVSAPAVADLLAGGASLRGIARTDEFAYSVAGDNAHYGTPPNAALPGALPGGSSNGAASAVATGQAEIGLATDTAGSVRVPASYQGLWGLRTTHNLVPRQGLLPLAQSFDTVGWLTRDGATMQRVVDWCLSYDGSESTESVLGASGSDLPWRFAVPREVLAMLEPATREAFEAALGRLAQVADTAGAPEITEVDLGDLAAIHAEFRTVQGAEAWRNNGDWLREHPGALGPAVAQRFREASQVTAAQESAARGALEPVRRHVESLVAESVLLLPTVPGPAPMRTATGERVDAVRTATLRMTTPAAVAGLPALSVPLLTVPSSLGPAPVGLCLISRADTDIALVRLARRLEAALRA from the coding sequence ATGACCGCCACGGACGCACGTTCGCTGTTCCCACCCGAGGCGCCCGAGGCGCTCCTCGACGCGTTCGTGGACTACGAACGCGCGATCGGGGAGAACGACCTCGACGCCCTGGACGACTACTTCGCGCCCGGTGAACGGACCATGCGCGGCGACGCCGGCGGCCTGCTCGTGGGGCACGCCGCGATCCACGACTTCCGCGGCACCCGCGGCGGGGTCCCGGCCCGCACCATCGAGCGGGTGGAGTACCGCGAGCTGGCTCCGGGTGTGGTGCTGCTGCTGTCGGTCTCCCGCTACTGCGTGGGCGGCACCGGGTTGCAGACCCAGGTGTGGCAGGAGATCGAGGGCCGCTGGCTCATCACCGCCGCGCACGTCACCCCGCGGGCCACCGCCCTGAACCGCACGATCTGGCGCACCGTGGGCGACCCGCTGTTCCAGGGGGCGTGGGAGGGGCCGCTCGCGGGTCTGACCGTCGCGGTGAAGGACCTGTTCGCGGTCAAGGGGTACCGGATCGGGGCGGGCAACCCCACCTACCTGGAGGCGGCGCGCCCGGAGAAGGTGAGCGCACCCGCCGTCGCGGACCTGCTGGCCGGCGGGGCCTCGCTGCGGGGGATCGCCCGCACCGACGAGTTCGCCTACTCCGTGGCCGGGGACAACGCGCACTACGGCACACCACCGAACGCCGCCCTGCCCGGCGCCCTGCCGGGTGGGTCCTCCAATGGGGCCGCCAGCGCCGTCGCGACGGGCCAGGCGGAGATCGGCCTGGCGACCGACACCGCCGGCTCCGTACGGGTGCCCGCCTCCTACCAGGGGCTGTGGGGGCTGCGGACCACACACAACCTCGTGCCCCGGCAGGGCCTGCTGCCGCTGGCGCAGAGCTTCGACACCGTCGGCTGGCTCACCCGCGACGGCGCCACCATGCAGCGGGTGGTGGACTGGTGCCTCAGCTACGACGGCTCGGAGTCCACCGAGAGCGTGCTCGGCGCCTCCGGCAGCGACCTGCCGTGGCGCTTCGCGGTGCCGCGTGAGGTGCTCGCGATGCTCGAACCCGCCACGCGCGAGGCCTTCGAGGCGGCGCTGGGCCGGTTGGCGCAGGTAGCGGACACGGCCGGTGCGCCGGAGATCACCGAGGTGGACCTCGGGGACCTCGCCGCGATCCACGCCGAGTTCCGCACCGTGCAGGGCGCGGAGGCGTGGCGCAACAACGGCGACTGGCTGCGCGAGCACCCCGGCGCGCTCGGCCCGGCGGTGGCGCAGCGGTTCCGCGAGGCCTCCCAGGTCACGGCGGCGCAGGAGTCCGCGGCGCGCGGCGCCCTGGAGCCTGTGCGGCGCCACGTGGAGTCCCTGGTGGCCGAGTCGGTGTTGCTGCTGCCGACGGTGCCCGGACCCGCGCCCATGCGCACCGCGACCGGGGAGCGTGTGGACGCCGTGCGCACCGCCACGCTGCGGATGACGACGCCGGCCGCGGTCGCCGGGCTCCCGGCGCTCTCGGTGCCGCTGCTCACGGTGCCCTCGAGTCTCGGTCCCGCGCCGGTGGGGCTCTGCCTGATCTCTCGCGCCGACACCGACATCGCGCTGGTGCGCCTGGCCCGCCGCCTGGAGGCCGCGCTCAGGGCGTAG
- a CDS encoding MerR family transcriptional regulator: MLSIGDFARLVGVSVRMLRHYDSLGILTPARVDEWTGYRYYAASQVTRANRLVALRELGFGLEEVGTLLDAPSGTVRALLIRRRQELRAQVDADTRRLSHVEARLRLIEKGTTMTEYTEASLPALTLTGRQLTTAAMSAVEQEIGPLFDRVNGAIREAGVTLTGPGVATYDASSEAGMVVTVGEQVGSAEVPGLERIEVPGVERALITRLEGADLTGIQSAWQSLVQEAERRGLTLAGPGREVYVETPFDGPEATGWVVDLQQPVA, from the coding sequence ATGTTGAGTATCGGAGACTTCGCCCGCCTCGTCGGGGTATCGGTGCGGATGCTGAGGCACTACGACAGCCTCGGGATCCTCACCCCCGCGCGGGTGGACGAGTGGACCGGCTACCGCTACTACGCCGCCAGTCAGGTCACTCGCGCCAACCGACTCGTCGCGCTGCGCGAGCTCGGGTTCGGGCTCGAGGAGGTCGGCACGCTCCTGGACGCGCCCTCGGGCACCGTGCGGGCGCTGCTGATTCGCCGGCGGCAGGAGTTGCGTGCGCAGGTCGACGCGGACACCCGCCGGCTCTCCCACGTGGAGGCGAGGCTCCGACTGATCGAGAAGGGCACCACCATGACCGAGTACACCGAGGCATCCCTGCCGGCGCTCACGCTGACGGGACGGCAACTGACCACCGCGGCGATGAGCGCCGTCGAGCAGGAGATCGGGCCCCTGTTCGACCGTGTCAACGGCGCCATCCGTGAGGCCGGCGTCACTCTCACCGGGCCGGGCGTCGCGACCTACGACGCCTCCAGCGAGGCCGGGATGGTCGTGACGGTCGGGGAGCAGGTCGGCAGCGCCGAGGTCCCCGGGCTCGAGCGCATCGAGGTCCCGGGCGTCGAGCGGGCACTGATCACTCGCCTGGAGGGCGCGGACCTCACCGGGATCCAGTCCGCGTGGCAGTCGCTGGTCCAGGAGGCGGAACGACGTGGCCTCACCCTCGCGGGTCCCGGCCGTGAGGTCTACGTCGAGACCCCGTTCGATGGGCCCGAGGCCACGGGGTGGGTCGTCGACCTGCAGCAACCCGTCGCCTGA
- a CDS encoding pyridoxal-phosphate-dependent aminotransferase family protein, whose amino-acid sequence MTALIPGEIAPPARLLMGPGPISAYPSVLRAMGAPLVGQYDPFMTATMAETQELYRQVWSTANEATLLVDGTSRAGIEAAMVSLIRPGERVLVPVFGRFGHLLAEVAERAMAEVHTIETAWGQVFAPSVIEEAIRRVKPAMLAIVQGDTSTTMNQPLAELGEICAKHGVLFYTDATASLGGNPFEADAWGLDAATAGLQKCLGGPSGSSPITLSERAVEVITSRKRIEAGIRDEDDPDAADFVRSNYFDLGMILDYWGPRRLNHHTEATSMLYAARECARLILAEGREAVIARHQLAGRAMLAGVVAMGLEVFGDVAHKMSNVVAVEIPEGVPGDAARAAMLTDYGIEIGTSFGPLHGRVWRIGTMGYNARRDAVLTTLAALESTLGRFGFAVAPGAGVAAASEILGQA is encoded by the coding sequence ATGACCGCGCTGATCCCCGGCGAGATCGCGCCGCCCGCCCGGCTGCTCATGGGCCCCGGCCCGATCTCCGCCTACCCGAGCGTGCTGCGCGCCATGGGCGCGCCCCTGGTGGGGCAGTACGACCCGTTCATGACCGCCACGATGGCCGAGACCCAGGAGCTCTACCGGCAGGTGTGGTCGACGGCGAACGAGGCCACCCTGCTCGTGGACGGCACCTCCCGGGCCGGGATCGAGGCCGCCATGGTCTCCCTGATCCGGCCCGGTGAGCGGGTGCTCGTGCCGGTCTTCGGCCGGTTCGGGCACCTGCTCGCGGAGGTCGCCGAGCGGGCCATGGCCGAGGTCCACACCATCGAGACCGCGTGGGGTCAGGTGTTCGCGCCCTCGGTGATCGAGGAGGCGATCCGCCGGGTGAAGCCCGCCATGCTCGCGATCGTGCAGGGCGACACCTCCACCACGATGAACCAGCCGCTGGCCGAACTGGGGGAGATCTGCGCCAAGCACGGCGTGCTGTTCTACACCGACGCCACCGCGTCCCTGGGCGGCAACCCGTTCGAGGCCGACGCGTGGGGACTGGACGCCGCGACCGCGGGCCTGCAGAAGTGCCTCGGCGGCCCCAGCGGGTCCTCCCCGATCACCCTGAGCGAGCGCGCCGTGGAGGTGATCACCTCCCGCAAGCGCATCGAGGCCGGGATCCGGGACGAGGACGACCCGGACGCGGCGGACTTCGTGCGCTCCAACTACTTCGATCTCGGCATGATCCTGGACTACTGGGGGCCTCGCCGCCTGAACCACCACACCGAGGCCACCTCCATGCTCTACGCGGCCCGGGAGTGCGCCCGCCTGATCCTCGCCGAGGGCCGCGAGGCCGTCATCGCCCGGCACCAGCTCGCAGGCCGCGCCATGCTCGCCGGCGTCGTGGCCATGGGCCTGGAGGTGTTCGGGGACGTGGCGCACAAGATGAGCAACGTGGTGGCCGTCGAGATCCCCGAGGGCGTGCCCGGGGACGCCGCCCGCGCCGCGATGCTGACCGACTACGGCATCGAGATCGGCACCTCCTTCGGCCCGCTGCACGGCCGGGTCTGGCGGATCGGCACCATGGGCTACAACGCCCGCCGCGACGCCGTCCTGACCACCCTGGCAGCCCTGGAGTCCACCCTGGGCCGGTTCGGCTTCGCCGTGGCGCCCGGCGCGGGAGTCGCCGCCGCATCCGAGATCCTCGGGCAGGCCTGA
- a CDS encoding Zn-dependent hydrolase encodes MPLLAVTPDVIAAAARRVMARCEELARVTATPGTIERVYLSPEHARVNRLAAEWMRELGMVTWQDAAGNQMGRIEPTPTPGAAPPAPGETPALMLGSHLDTVLDAGRFDGIVGVLTALEVVRLLRRPVPGGDARGRGTPAATVDLPFAIEVAAFSDEEGTRFGKALLGSSAVAGTWEESWWDLTDGDGDTLRHAFREFGLDPGRIGEAARRREDLIGYLEVHIEQGPQLHRIGEPLAVVSSIASARRFQLTVQGEARHAGGTPYDVRRDALLGASEAALAVESICSAEHHIIGTVGQLEAFPGSVNVVPGEARLSLDLRGEFDGDRDRVWDAITHELDRIMGRRGLRWRSREIHNAPAVMCAPLLQDVVREGIVATLPERSEAPPEIFSRAGHDGMSIGAITDVGMLFLRNPDGISHHPEEAVSAPDVALGLRAITESVLQLANDYRARP; translated from the coding sequence GTGCCGCTGCTCGCCGTCACCCCCGACGTGATCGCCGCCGCGGCGCGGCGCGTGATGGCGCGGTGCGAGGAACTCGCCCGGGTCACCGCCACCCCCGGCACCATCGAACGGGTCTATCTCTCACCCGAGCACGCCCGCGTGAACCGGCTCGCGGCGGAATGGATGCGCGAGCTCGGCATGGTCACCTGGCAGGACGCCGCGGGCAACCAGATGGGCCGGATCGAACCCACACCCACGCCCGGCGCCGCACCGCCCGCCCCGGGGGAGACGCCCGCGCTCATGCTCGGCTCCCACCTGGACACCGTGCTGGACGCCGGCCGCTTCGACGGGATCGTCGGGGTGCTCACCGCCCTGGAGGTGGTGCGGCTGCTGCGCCGGCCCGTGCCCGGGGGAGATGCCCGCGGGCGCGGTACGCCCGCCGCCACCGTCGACCTGCCGTTCGCGATCGAGGTGGCCGCGTTCAGCGACGAGGAGGGCACCCGGTTCGGCAAGGCGCTGCTGGGGTCCTCCGCCGTCGCCGGCACGTGGGAGGAGTCCTGGTGGGACCTGACCGACGGCGACGGCGACACCCTGCGCCACGCCTTCCGGGAGTTCGGCCTCGACCCCGGTCGGATCGGGGAGGCGGCCCGGCGCCGGGAGGACCTGATCGGCTACCTCGAGGTCCACATCGAGCAGGGACCGCAACTGCACCGCATCGGTGAGCCGCTCGCCGTCGTCAGCTCGATCGCCAGCGCTCGCCGCTTCCAACTCACCGTGCAGGGCGAGGCCCGCCACGCTGGCGGCACCCCCTACGACGTGCGCCGCGACGCCCTGCTCGGGGCGAGCGAGGCGGCCCTGGCGGTGGAGTCGATCTGCTCCGCCGAGCACCACATCATCGGCACGGTCGGGCAGCTCGAGGCCTTCCCCGGGTCGGTGAACGTGGTGCCCGGGGAGGCGCGACTCTCCCTGGACCTGCGCGGGGAGTTCGACGGCGACCGCGACCGCGTCTGGGACGCCATCACCCACGAACTCGACCGGATCATGGGGCGCCGAGGCCTGCGCTGGCGCTCCCGGGAGATCCACAACGCGCCCGCCGTGATGTGCGCGCCGCTGCTGCAGGACGTGGTGCGCGAGGGGATCGTCGCCACCCTGCCCGAGCGCAGTGAGGCGCCGCCGGAGATCTTCAGCCGCGCCGGGCACGACGGCATGTCCATCGGGGCGATCACGGACGTGGGCATGCTCTTCCTGCGCAACCCCGACGGCATCTCCCACCACCCCGAGGAGGCGGTCAGCGCCCCGGACGTGGCCCTCGGTCTACGGGCGATCACCGAGTCGGTGCTGCAGCTGGCCAACGACTACCGCGCCCGGCCCTGA
- a CDS encoding TIGR00730 family Rossman fold protein encodes MTATSPRFTVTVFCGSASGHDPVYVETAAALGRAIAVRGMDLVFGGGHVGLMGTVADAAMTAGAHVTGVIPRALQAREAVHEHLSELVLVDSMHERKTIMSERADAFLALPGGPGTLEELTEQWTWAQLGIHEKPCGILNVAGYFDPFLEFVAGMSGRGFTHPRYTEMLLVGTTPEESLTQLRDYVPPARVAASPGAEMATLRP; translated from the coding sequence ATGACCGCCACCTCACCCCGCTTCACCGTGACCGTGTTCTGCGGGTCCGCGTCCGGGCACGACCCGGTCTACGTCGAGACCGCGGCGGCGCTCGGTCGCGCCATCGCGGTCCGCGGGATGGACCTCGTGTTCGGCGGCGGGCACGTGGGCCTCATGGGCACCGTGGCCGACGCCGCCATGACGGCCGGCGCACACGTCACCGGTGTCATCCCCCGCGCGCTGCAGGCACGCGAGGCCGTGCACGAGCACCTCAGCGAACTGGTGCTGGTGGACTCCATGCACGAGCGCAAGACGATCATGTCCGAGCGAGCCGATGCCTTCCTGGCGCTGCCGGGTGGCCCCGGCACGCTGGAGGAGCTCACCGAGCAGTGGACGTGGGCGCAGCTCGGGATTCACGAGAAGCCGTGCGGGATCCTCAACGTGGCCGGGTACTTCGACCCGTTCCTGGAGTTCGTGGCCGGGATGAGCGGCCGCGGCTTCACCCACCCGCGCTACACCGAGATGCTGCTCGTGGGCACCACCCCCGAGGAGTCGCTCACGCAGCTGCGCGACTACGTGCCGCCCGCGCGGGTGGCGGCCTCCCCGGGCGCGGAGATGGCGACCCTGCGGCCCTGA